The Chryseobacterium sp. 52 genome includes a region encoding these proteins:
- the thiH gene encoding 2-iminoacetate synthase ThiH, protein MKSFKDVFERYQWGEVKAKLEKVTRTDVLNSLQKKHKTLDDFLNMISPVATQELELMAKMTRQLTQKRFGKTIQLYAPMYLSNECQNICTYCGFSLDNNVRRKTLSDTELMIEASVLKSMGVNHVLLVSGEANKTVGISYFLNAVRLLRPHFANISIEVQPLSEEEYLQLHLEGVYSVLVYQETYHQEVYKEYHPKGKKSNFHFRLDTPDRIGRAGIHKIGLGVLLGLEDWRVDSFFNALHIDYLQKQYWKSKFSVSFPRLRPAEGIIEPNFIMEDKDLLQLICAYRIWNEDLEISISTRENEKFRNNIISLGATAMSAGSKTNPGGYAVDVESLEQFETSDERSMEEVKESIKKAGYDPVMKDWDPAYSGFRPL, encoded by the coding sequence ATGAAAAGCTTTAAAGATGTTTTTGAACGCTATCAGTGGGGTGAGGTAAAAGCTAAACTCGAAAAAGTAACCCGGACAGACGTTCTGAACAGCCTTCAGAAGAAACATAAAACTCTGGATGACTTTTTAAACATGATTTCTCCTGTTGCAACACAGGAGCTGGAGCTGATGGCAAAAATGACCCGTCAGCTTACCCAGAAAAGATTTGGAAAAACAATCCAGCTCTATGCACCGATGTACCTCAGCAATGAATGCCAGAATATCTGTACCTACTGTGGTTTCAGCCTTGATAATAACGTGAGACGAAAAACCCTTTCCGATACGGAGCTGATGATTGAGGCCTCTGTTCTCAAATCTATGGGAGTTAATCATGTCCTGCTGGTAAGTGGAGAAGCCAATAAAACGGTGGGAATATCTTACTTTTTGAATGCCGTTCGCCTGCTGAGGCCTCATTTTGCCAATATTTCGATTGAAGTACAGCCATTATCAGAAGAAGAATACCTGCAGCTGCATCTGGAAGGCGTGTATTCGGTTTTAGTCTATCAGGAAACTTATCATCAGGAAGTGTATAAAGAATATCATCCTAAAGGAAAAAAATCAAATTTCCATTTCCGATTGGATACTCCGGACAGGATAGGAAGAGCGGGGATTCATAAGATAGGGCTTGGAGTACTGCTTGGGCTAGAAGATTGGCGTGTAGACAGTTTCTTTAATGCGCTTCATATTGATTATCTTCAGAAACAGTACTGGAAGAGTAAGTTTTCAGTCTCCTTTCCCAGATTGAGACCTGCAGAAGGAATTATTGAGCCCAATTTTATCATGGAAGATAAAGACCTCTTGCAGTTGATTTGTGCCTACAGAATTTGGAATGAAGATCTGGAAATTTCAATATCCACAAGGGAGAATGAAAAGTTCAGGAACAATATCATTTCACTGGGAGCCACGGCAATGAGTGCGGGTTCAAAAACAAATCCCGGAGGTTACGCAGTAGATGTAGAATCTCTGGAACAGTTTGAAACCAGTGACGAACGCAGTATGGAGGAAGTGAAAGAGAGTATTAAAAAAGCAGGTTACGACCCTGTCATGAAGGATTGGGATCCGGCATACAGCGGATTTAGACCACTTTAA
- the thiC gene encoding phosphomethylpyrimidine synthase ThiC: protein MAHSITCSPFPNAKKIYVEGKIHPISVAMREIHLSPTKLTNGTLEVNPPVTIYDTSGPYTDENAIIDIMKGIPRIREQWILDRKDVDILNGITSEYGKARLADPRLDELRFAYDHKPKVAKEDREVTQLYYAKQGIITPEMEYVAIRENQRIEQLETATKEMAFQHPGNSFGANTPKGKITPEFVRDEIAAGRAIIPNNINHPESEPMIIGRNFLVKINANIGNSAVSSSIDEEVEKAVWACRWGADTIMDLSTGKNIHETREWIIRNSPVPIGTVPIYQALEKVKGVPEDLTWEVFKDTLIEQAEQGVSYFTIHAGVLLRYIHLTAKRVTGIVSRGGSIMAKWCLYHHKENFLYTHFEEICEIMKKYDVAFSLGDGLRPGSIADANDAAQFAELETLGELTKIAWKHNVQVMIEGPGHVPMHMIKENMDKQLEECHEAPFYTLGPLTTDIAPGYDHITSGIGAAMIGWFGCAMLCYVTPKEHLGLPNKDDVKVGVITYKLAAHAADLAKGHPGAQYRDNALSKARFEFRWEDQFNLSLDPDTARAYHDETLPADGAKIAHFCSMCGPKFCSMKITQEIRDSAEKGMLDKSQEFIEKGKEIYI, encoded by the coding sequence ATGGCTCATTCAATCACTTGTTCGCCATTTCCGAACGCCAAGAAAATTTATGTTGAAGGAAAAATACATCCTATCAGCGTAGCAATGCGTGAAATTCATCTCAGCCCGACAAAGCTTACCAACGGGACGCTGGAGGTTAATCCTCCGGTAACCATTTATGATACTTCGGGGCCTTATACAGATGAAAATGCAATCATCGACATTATGAAAGGAATTCCAAGGATCAGAGAGCAATGGATTCTTGATAGAAAAGATGTGGACATTCTAAACGGGATTACCTCAGAATACGGAAAAGCCCGACTTGCAGATCCGCGCCTTGATGAACTTCGTTTTGCCTATGATCACAAACCTAAGGTGGCCAAAGAAGACCGGGAAGTTACCCAGCTTTATTATGCAAAGCAGGGAATCATTACACCGGAAATGGAATATGTAGCCATCAGGGAGAACCAACGAATTGAGCAGCTGGAAACAGCGACCAAAGAAATGGCATTTCAACATCCGGGAAACAGTTTTGGAGCCAATACACCAAAAGGTAAGATCACTCCGGAATTTGTTAGAGACGAAATTGCTGCCGGAAGAGCAATAATCCCGAATAATATCAATCACCCGGAAAGCGAGCCAATGATTATCGGAAGAAATTTCCTGGTTAAAATTAATGCTAACATCGGAAACAGTGCGGTTTCATCAAGTATCGATGAAGAAGTCGAGAAAGCCGTTTGGGCCTGCCGTTGGGGGGCAGATACCATCATGGATCTTTCCACAGGGAAAAATATCCACGAAACCAGAGAATGGATCATCAGAAACAGTCCGGTTCCTATTGGTACCGTTCCTATTTACCAGGCGCTGGAAAAAGTAAAAGGAGTTCCCGAAGATCTGACATGGGAAGTTTTTAAAGATACCCTGATCGAACAGGCAGAGCAGGGAGTATCCTATTTTACGATTCATGCAGGAGTATTGCTGAGATACATTCATCTGACCGCGAAAAGAGTAACGGGGATTGTTTCCAGAGGAGGTTCCATCATGGCAAAATGGTGTCTTTATCATCATAAAGAAAACTTTTTGTACACCCATTTTGAGGAAATCTGCGAAATCATGAAGAAATATGATGTAGCTTTCTCTTTGGGAGACGGTCTTCGCCCCGGATCTATTGCGGATGCCAATGATGCAGCCCAGTTTGCAGAACTTGAGACTTTAGGTGAACTGACCAAAATTGCATGGAAGCATAACGTACAGGTGATGATTGAAGGTCCCGGCCACGTACCCATGCATATGATCAAAGAAAATATGGATAAGCAGTTGGAAGAATGTCATGAAGCCCCATTTTATACATTAGGTCCTTTGACCACGGATATTGCTCCGGGATATGACCACATTACTTCCGGAATCGGAGCCGCGATGATTGGCTGGTTTGGCTGTGCAATGCTTTGTTATGTAACCCCGAAAGAACATTTAGGACTTCCCAATAAAGATGATGTAAAAGTTGGAGTTATTACCTATAAACTGGCGGCTCACGCTGCAGATTTGGCAAAAGGTCATCCCGGAGCCCAATATAGAGATAATGCTTTAAGTAAAGCCAGATTTGAATTCAGATGGGAAGACCAATTCAACCTTTCTTTGGACCCGGATACCGCAAGAGCGTATCATGATGAAACACTGCCTGCGGACGGAGCGAAGATTGCGCATTTCTGTTCCATGTGCGGTCCAAAATTCTGTTCTATGAAAATTACTCAGGAGATCCGCGACTCTGCAGAAAAAGGAATGCTGGATAAATCACAGGAGTTTATTGAAAAAGGCAAAGAGATCTACATATGA
- a CDS encoding TonB-dependent receptor plug domain-containing protein codes for MRNFEKKTIIASAALISAFYFGQSDSASSKKIDDVVILGSRGSGRSLTETPVPVDIINISKILRQSPANNISQALNYVVPSFSSTSHTVNDGTDFVDPALLRGLGPDQVLVLLNGKRRYQSSLINVTLTPGRGSVGTDLNAIPAFALEKIEVLRDGASAQYGSDAIAGVVNLGLKRRIGLSGQLFLGGYVSPVANNFSGGIDGQTISADLNYGAKIGEKGFINVTGSVQYRDPYSRAGERQGDIFNAYNAINYRALQNGVNIDGLYKNITNTPNSQQIINTVKQYASQVDYFSQDFKSQISGVNSITALQGLLGKDFTNQELNYRGLERKDFSLRAGQSKLQSAQLFFNSEIPVNEDWKVYSFGGYSYRLGNAGGFYRLPNTERNINAVTPNGYLPQIEAGVSDYSLAGGIKGNWNGWNVDLSNTFGKNAFNFGVVNTFNASQGDNSPRNFEAGGSEFLQNTLNLDFSRKYDVLHGLNVAFGGEYRYENYKVNAGKENSYVSYDIFGRVVTAATPENEKTTDFFGAARPAGSQVFPGFSPDNAVSGSRNSFAAYADVEIEPTDWWLVEGAVRYENYSDFGSTFNYKLATNVRLAKNFNWRGAVSTGFRAPSLAQIYYSSTSTLIQQGKTTQVGTFRNNSEAAQALGIPKLKQETSQSYSTGITWKIPALSLVFTADAYLIKIKDRVVLTDLFYRPEGSFAPGSDQAVLQGAFDIARARAANFFANAVDSQTKGLDITVSQTSRISEGASLENNLGLNFNQTRRVGDIHASPKLVSQINNYFSEPNRVYFEEAVPRIKATLANTLKLAALTVSLRNSYFGKVTDADVLDANFDGLTESREHFILNDRFVTDLSVGYDFNKNISATIGSNNIFNILPSKSPNISSLTADNQFVYSRQVSQYGIGGRFLFARVEFKF; via the coding sequence ATGCGTAATTTCGAGAAAAAAACAATCATAGCTTCAGCAGCACTTATTTCAGCCTTTTACTTTGGACAGTCAGATTCTGCATCCTCTAAAAAGATTGATGATGTTGTCATTCTTGGTTCAAGAGGATCGGGTAGATCCCTCACAGAAACGCCGGTTCCGGTAGATATCATCAATATATCAAAGATCTTAAGACAAAGTCCGGCTAACAATATCAGCCAGGCCCTCAACTATGTGGTGCCTTCATTTTCTTCCACCTCACATACCGTGAATGACGGAACCGATTTTGTAGATCCGGCTCTTCTCAGAGGCCTCGGTCCGGATCAGGTTTTAGTCCTTCTGAACGGGAAAAGAAGATACCAGTCCTCATTAATTAATGTGACTCTGACTCCGGGAAGAGGATCGGTAGGAACAGATCTTAATGCGATTCCGGCATTTGCTTTGGAGAAAATTGAAGTGCTAAGAGACGGAGCTTCTGCTCAGTATGGTTCTGATGCCATTGCAGGAGTTGTGAATTTAGGACTCAAAAGAAGGATCGGTCTTTCGGGACAGCTGTTCTTAGGAGGCTACGTTTCACCTGTGGCCAATAATTTTTCCGGAGGAATAGATGGACAGACCATTTCTGCAGACCTGAATTATGGGGCTAAAATTGGTGAGAAAGGATTCATTAATGTTACCGGATCTGTACAATATAGAGATCCTTATTCAAGAGCAGGCGAGAGACAGGGAGATATTTTTAATGCTTACAATGCCATTAATTACAGAGCATTGCAGAATGGAGTAAACATTGACGGCTTGTATAAAAATATTACCAATACTCCAAACAGTCAGCAGATCATCAACACGGTTAAGCAATATGCATCGCAGGTTGATTATTTTTCACAAGATTTTAAATCTCAGATATCAGGTGTGAACAGCATTACAGCACTGCAAGGTTTATTAGGAAAAGATTTTACCAATCAGGAACTCAATTACAGAGGTTTGGAAAGAAAAGACTTCAGCCTGAGAGCAGGACAGTCCAAATTACAGTCTGCACAGTTGTTTTTCAATTCTGAAATTCCGGTAAATGAAGACTGGAAAGTATATTCCTTTGGAGGCTACAGCTACCGTTTGGGAAATGCCGGAGGTTTTTACCGTTTGCCCAATACAGAAAGAAATATCAATGCTGTTACTCCCAATGGATATCTGCCACAAATTGAAGCTGGTGTCAGTGATTATTCCCTGGCTGGAGGAATCAAGGGAAATTGGAACGGCTGGAATGTAGATTTGAGTAATACTTTCGGGAAGAATGCTTTTAATTTTGGCGTGGTCAATACCTTTAATGCCTCTCAGGGAGATAATTCCCCGAGAAATTTTGAGGCAGGAGGATCAGAGTTTTTACAAAATACCCTGAATCTGGATTTTTCCAGAAAATATGATGTACTTCATGGCCTGAATGTAGCTTTTGGAGGCGAATACCGTTACGAAAACTATAAAGTGAATGCAGGAAAAGAAAATTCCTATGTGTCTTATGATATTTTTGGGCGTGTGGTGACAGCTGCGACTCCCGAAAATGAAAAAACCACTGACTTTTTTGGAGCAGCAAGGCCTGCCGGTTCTCAGGTTTTCCCAGGATTCAGTCCTGATAATGCCGTTTCCGGAAGCAGAAATAGTTTTGCAGCCTATGCAGATGTAGAAATTGAACCCACCGACTGGTGGCTGGTAGAAGGAGCCGTGCGGTATGAAAACTATTCAGACTTCGGATCTACGTTCAATTATAAATTAGCTACCAATGTAAGGTTAGCTAAGAACTTTAACTGGAGAGGGGCTGTTTCCACCGGATTCAGAGCGCCTTCTCTGGCGCAGATCTATTACAGTTCTACATCTACATTAATTCAACAGGGAAAAACCACACAGGTAGGGACGTTCAGAAATAATTCTGAAGCAGCTCAGGCATTAGGGATTCCGAAATTGAAACAGGAAACATCACAGTCCTACAGTACAGGAATTACGTGGAAGATTCCGGCTTTAAGTCTGGTGTTTACGGCTGATGCCTATCTTATAAAGATCAAAGACAGAGTCGTGCTTACTGATTTATTTTACCGTCCGGAAGGAAGTTTTGCACCGGGATCAGATCAGGCGGTTCTTCAGGGAGCGTTTGATATTGCCAGAGCCAGAGCTGCGAATTTCTTTGCCAATGCAGTGGATTCTCAAACAAAAGGATTGGATATCACGGTTTCGCAGACATCGAGAATTTCAGAGGGAGCATCTTTGGAAAATAATCTGGGTCTTAATTTTAATCAGACCAGAAGAGTTGGGGATATTCATGCTTCGCCTAAACTGGTAAGCCAGATCAACAATTATTTTTCAGAACCCAACAGAGTCTATTTTGAAGAAGCTGTACCCCGGATAAAAGCTACTCTTGCCAATACTCTGAAACTTGCAGCTCTTACCGTTTCTCTTAGGAATTCCTATTTTGGAAAGGTTACTGACGCTGATGTTCTGGATGCTAATTTTGACGGACTTACCGAAAGCAGAGAGCATTTTATTTTAAATGATCGTTTTGTGACGGATCTTTCTGTAGGGTATGATTTTAACAAAAATATTTCGGCAACAATAGGAAGTAATAATATATTTAATATACTCCCTTCCAAGAGTCCGAATATCAGTTCATTGACTGCTGATAACCAGTTTGTCTATTCAAGACAGGTTTCCCAGTATGGTATCGGAGGACGTTTTCTGTTCGCAAGGGTGGAATTCAAGTTTTAA
- a CDS encoding thiazole synthase, with amino-acid sequence MNNQKLIIADRIFDSRLFLGTGKFGNLEEMAASVMASGTDMVTMALKRIDSQAAEDGLLDSLKETNVHLLPNTSGARTAKEAVLAAQLAREALETNWVKLEIHPDPKYLLPDPIETLYATEELAKLGFIVMPYIHADPVLCKRLEDAGTAVVMPLGAPIGTNKGLRTLDFLEIIISQSNVPVVVDAGIGAPSDAAKAMEMGADAVLVNTAIAVASNPVNMALAFKEGVIAGRRAFESGLGAIANHAEASSPLTSFLFE; translated from the coding sequence ATGAATAACCAAAAATTAATAATAGCAGACCGAATATTTGATTCAAGACTTTTTCTGGGAACCGGAAAATTCGGAAACCTTGAAGAAATGGCAGCCTCTGTGATGGCTTCAGGGACAGATATGGTCACCATGGCTTTGAAAAGAATAGATTCTCAGGCAGCAGAAGACGGCCTGTTAGATTCATTAAAAGAAACAAACGTTCATCTTCTACCCAACACTTCGGGAGCCAGAACTGCAAAAGAAGCAGTATTGGCCGCTCAGTTGGCAAGAGAAGCACTGGAGACCAACTGGGTAAAATTAGAAATTCATCCCGATCCGAAATACCTTCTTCCGGACCCTATTGAAACCTTGTATGCGACGGAAGAGCTGGCCAAACTCGGTTTTATCGTCATGCCATACATCCATGCCGATCCTGTATTGTGCAAACGTCTTGAAGATGCCGGAACTGCGGTGGTAATGCCTTTGGGAGCGCCCATCGGGACTAATAAAGGACTCAGAACATTAGACTTTCTGGAGATTATTATCAGCCAGAGCAATGTCCCTGTTGTGGTGGATGCCGGAATTGGAGCACCTTCGGATGCTGCGAAAGCAATGGAAATGGGAGCTGATGCTGTTCTTGTGAATACTGCAATAGCGGTAGCCTCAAATCCGGTAAATATGGCTTTAGCTTTTAAAGAAGGAGTTATTGCCGGAAGAAGAGCCTTTGAATCAGGCTTAGGAGCCATAGCCAATCATGCCGAAGCTTCAAGTCCGCTGACATCCTTTTTATTTGAATAA
- a CDS encoding HesA/MoeB/ThiF family protein, which yields MKSEDIFARYSRQIFIDEIGLEGQKKIIASKVLVIGAGGLGSPVIQYLAASGVGTLGVADFDRVELHNLNRQIIHNEKTVGTPKIKSAEIFVKNLNHQIKFTGIEQKIETSNAEEILSQYDIIGDCSDNFTARYLVNDTCVQLGKPLVYGSILGFSGQTAIFNYKNSKNLRNLFPEPPVDEDIPDCDSLGVLGALPGIVGSMMAMQVLKIITGLPVQTDQLTLIDTLDWRFQTIDF from the coding sequence ATGAAAAGCGAAGATATTTTTGCAAGATACAGCCGACAGATATTTATTGATGAAATTGGTCTTGAAGGGCAGAAAAAGATAATAGCGTCCAAAGTTCTTGTCATAGGAGCAGGAGGTTTGGGAAGCCCCGTTATTCAATACCTCGCCGCATCCGGAGTAGGAACTTTAGGGGTGGCAGATTTTGATAGGGTAGAACTTCATAATTTAAACCGTCAGATTATTCATAATGAGAAAACAGTTGGCACTCCAAAAATAAAAAGTGCAGAAATTTTTGTGAAGAACCTTAATCACCAGATAAAATTTACGGGGATAGAACAGAAAATTGAAACTTCCAATGCAGAAGAGATCCTTTCTCAGTATGATATTATCGGAGACTGTTCAGATAACTTTACCGCCAGATATCTGGTCAATGATACTTGTGTTCAACTTGGGAAGCCTTTGGTTTACGGAAGTATATTGGGATTTTCAGGACAAACTGCAATATTTAATTATAAAAACAGCAAAAACCTTAGAAACCTATTTCCAGAACCACCTGTTGATGAAGATATTCCGGACTGTGACAGCCTTGGAGTATTGGGAGCATTGCCCGGTATTGTTGGAAGCATGATGGCGATGCAGGTTTTAAAGATCATCACCGGACTTCCGGTACAGACAGATCAGCTTACACTTATTGATACGCTGGACTGGAGATTTCAAACCATAGATTTTTAA
- a CDS encoding thiamine phosphate synthase yields MIVVITSEIPVQNETEIINQMFQEGLDLLHIRKPIMGREEMKSFLDSIDEIFYPQLVLHGYYDLRSDYQISRLHFREADRLTEINRPYIEENILSTSVHDIETYNTLGKEWEYAFISPVFPSISKKGYGENSNVMESIKYRNNQDVKLIALGGINGNNIRTVFENGADGAALLGAVWESDQPLNTFKNLKKSALLY; encoded by the coding sequence ATGATCGTTGTAATCACTTCTGAAATACCTGTTCAAAACGAAACAGAGATCATCAATCAGATGTTTCAGGAAGGACTGGATCTGCTTCATATCCGGAAACCCATCATGGGTCGTGAAGAAATGAAAAGCTTTCTTGACAGTATTGATGAGATATTTTATCCTCAGCTGGTACTGCATGGATATTATGATTTGAGGAGTGATTATCAGATTTCCCGGCTTCATTTCAGAGAGGCTGACCGGCTGACCGAAATTAATAGACCTTACATAGAAGAAAACATCCTGTCAACTTCTGTACATGATATTGAAACCTATAATACTTTGGGAAAAGAATGGGAGTATGCATTTATAAGTCCTGTTTTTCCAAGTATTTCCAAAAAAGGGTATGGTGAAAATTCAAATGTGATGGAAAGTATCAAATACAGAAATAATCAGGATGTGAAATTAATTGCTTTGGGAGGAATCAACGGAAATAATATCCGTACCGTTTTTGAAAACGGAGCAGACGGAGCAGCCCTTTTGGGAGCGGTTTGGGAAAGTGACCAGCCACTGAATACATTTAAAAATTTAAAAAAATCAGCTCTCCTTTATTAG
- a CDS encoding TonB-dependent receptor domain-containing protein has product MRKTILALSLLGSFLVYSQEKNGSSAEKEKQIEGVVITKTKKAVEQKADRTIFDFSEQPQLNNGNVLEGIKKLPGLVSTDIAGMMYQGKILDVYLNGRPLNITSNELNSFLEGMPANSVDRIEVITQPGAEFPATSGGAIMNIITNKNANKYLTATYSGNYSFTNYDKFRNRTTHSVNLNARNKLFGWQLNVGQNYRENMLNTQQDELLSSNTDRVNRGYFAKAGITFDLGLDRLLLNYDIYHNNNDSYTLSSGSASKLIIPDPTKPNEYYLRDYTFNNNFDASNSNNVRQEAVVTYQKRFDDKAKKLDFQFGFTKSDNKFNQDNILRYEQFTNGDPVNNSTGNILNNSTDMRIANFKVDYSQPIKLMDGGKVSFGGLYEKMDFDTESRGLKNLEYQRQTASTYLEFQAKLKKFDFILGGRAENYDISGVTRMVNSQNVLVQGDLLPFNKFKIFPNASVQYSLMNQVYVAANYNKKINLPSISALNPNNTTFGGPNTQVNGNPNLQPTIFDNYELKISAFDYAFIGYSVSSAKNQVAQLIMRDGKNLYNQQVNISNMRIHNFNVGLPIPFMIFSKPLSEIMKFNFNPDKINFMYLYAGYQKHEIDNLNNKGFWIFNVMAQVILPKEVTLNANYSYLTPKGSYFYFTADKPFNNSLNLTLTKKFMDKRLTVSLFANDVLNSQVMQAHSNPLGGQPVTIRSKNDTRNFGISINYKIPTRNKLAKEDANILNQTKKDESGGVMQTPQ; this is encoded by the coding sequence ATGAGAAAAACTATATTAGCTCTATCTCTTTTAGGATCTTTCCTCGTCTATTCTCAGGAGAAGAACGGCAGCAGTGCGGAGAAGGAAAAGCAGATTGAAGGCGTAGTTATTACAAAAACTAAAAAAGCCGTTGAGCAGAAAGCAGACCGTACCATTTTTGATTTTTCTGAGCAGCCACAGCTTAACAACGGCAACGTTTTAGAGGGAATAAAAAAACTTCCGGGACTTGTTTCTACAGATATTGCGGGAATGATGTACCAGGGGAAAATTCTGGATGTATATCTGAACGGAAGACCTTTAAATATTACTTCAAATGAATTAAATTCTTTCCTTGAAGGAATGCCTGCCAATTCTGTAGACAGAATTGAAGTGATCACCCAACCCGGAGCAGAGTTTCCTGCTACTTCCGGTGGTGCAATTATGAATATCATCACGAATAAAAATGCCAATAAGTATTTAACAGCCACCTATTCTGGAAACTATTCATTCACCAACTATGATAAGTTCAGAAACAGAACCACCCATTCCGTGAATCTGAACGCAAGAAATAAACTTTTCGGATGGCAGCTGAATGTAGGACAGAACTATCGTGAAAATATGCTCAATACCCAGCAGGATGAACTTCTTAGCAGTAATACTGACCGGGTAAACCGTGGTTATTTTGCCAAAGCAGGTATCACTTTTGATCTGGGACTGGACAGATTATTATTGAACTACGATATTTATCATAATAACAATGACAGCTATACCTTAAGTAGCGGATCTGCATCGAAACTTATCATCCCAGATCCTACAAAGCCCAATGAATATTATCTGAGAGATTACACTTTTAATAATAACTTTGACGCCAGCAACTCCAATAATGTAAGGCAGGAAGCAGTAGTTACCTATCAGAAGCGTTTTGACGACAAAGCTAAAAAACTAGACTTCCAGTTTGGTTTCACAAAATCTGATAATAAATTCAACCAGGATAATATTCTCAGATACGAACAGTTTACAAACGGCGACCCTGTCAACAATTCTACAGGAAATATACTGAATAACAGTACGGATATGAGGATTGCCAATTTCAAAGTCGATTATTCTCAGCCCATCAAGCTGATGGACGGAGGTAAGGTAAGCTTTGGAGGTTTATATGAAAAAATGGACTTTGACACCGAAAGCAGAGGCCTTAAAAATCTTGAATATCAGAGACAAACCGCTTCCACTTATCTTGAGTTTCAGGCTAAACTGAAAAAATTTGATTTTATTTTAGGAGGCCGGGCTGAGAATTATGATATTTCAGGGGTTACAAGAATGGTCAATTCACAAAATGTTCTGGTACAAGGAGATCTGCTTCCATTTAATAAGTTTAAGATCTTTCCTAATGCCAGTGTTCAATACAGCCTGATGAACCAGGTTTATGTAGCCGCTAACTATAACAAAAAAATTAATCTTCCAAGTATATCAGCACTGAACCCGAATAACACTACGTTCGGAGGTCCCAATACACAGGTAAACGGAAATCCAAATCTTCAGCCTACCATTTTTGACAATTACGAATTAAAAATTTCGGCTTTTGATTATGCATTTATTGGATACAGTGTAAGTTCTGCAAAAAATCAGGTGGCGCAGCTTATCATGAGAGATGGTAAAAATCTTTATAATCAGCAGGTGAATATTTCGAATATGAGAATCCATAATTTCAATGTGGGCCTTCCTATTCCGTTTATGATTTTCAGCAAACCTCTAAGCGAGATTATGAAGTTTAATTTTAATCCTGACAAAATCAACTTCATGTATCTTTATGCAGGGTATCAAAAGCATGAAATTGATAATCTAAACAATAAAGGATTCTGGATCTTCAATGTTATGGCCCAAGTGATCCTGCCAAAAGAAGTAACGTTGAATGCGAATTACAGTTACCTGACGCCAAAAGGAAGTTATTTTTATTTTACAGCGGACAAACCTTTCAACAATTCCCTTAATTTAACTTTGACCAAGAAGTTTATGGATAAGCGTTTAACGGTTTCATTGTTTGCCAATGATGTTCTGAACTCTCAGGTAATGCAAGCCCATTCTAACCCGCTTGGAGGACAGCCGGTAACGATCCGTTCTAAAAATGACACCAGAAATTTTGGAATTTCAATCAATTATAAAATTCCAACAAGAAATAAACTGGCAAAAGAGGATGCTAATATCCTGAACCAGACTAAGAAAGATGAAAGCGGAGGGGTAATGCAAACTCCACAATAA
- a CDS encoding thiamine phosphate synthase: protein MEKLQYISQGHTRQEQEFNIQTALDNGIQWVQIRWKNASEKELMELCTVSKQWCSEYRAVCIINDHVRIAKEIDADGVHLGLNDLSIDSARDILGENKIIGGTANTLSHVIQRIEETCDYIGLGPLRFTSTKEKLSPVLGFEGYKDIVNQLKGKSIAIPKIFAIGGVLLQDIGLLQQIGIYGAAVSGEITHHPAVISEFKKAFL from the coding sequence ATGGAAAAATTACAATACATATCACAGGGACATACAAGGCAGGAGCAGGAGTTTAACATTCAAACTGCACTGGACAACGGAATACAATGGGTTCAGATACGCTGGAAAAATGCTTCAGAGAAAGAATTGATGGAGCTTTGCACGGTCTCAAAACAATGGTGTTCGGAATATAGAGCGGTTTGTATCATTAACGATCATGTCCGGATAGCAAAAGAGATCGATGCTGATGGAGTACATCTTGGATTAAACGACCTGTCAATTGATAGCGCAAGAGATATTTTAGGTGAAAATAAAATAATAGGAGGTACCGCTAATACTTTATCACACGTCATTCAAAGAATAGAAGAAACCTGTGATTATATTGGTCTTGGACCCTTGAGGTTTACATCTACCAAAGAAAAACTAAGCCCTGTCTTAGGATTTGAAGGTTATAAAGATATTGTTAATCAATTAAAAGGAAAATCAATAGCCATTCCGAAGATATTTGCGATTGGCGGCGTATTGCTTCAGGATATCGGCCTGCTGCAGCAAATTGGAATATATGGGGCCGCAGTCTCAGGAGAAATCACCCACCATCCTGCTGTCATCAGTGAATTTAAAAAAGCTTTCTTGTAA